The genomic region CATATCACCCCGGCAGACCTGGTCATGAAGCGAAGAAGCTGAATGTTCAAGTCGGCCCGCGACCATATTTCTTGGTCGATAACATGGATGACGGGCCATTGAAAGACAAGCTGGAGAGCTGCAAAGAAGATGTGAAATCCACGAGCTCTTTCTCCATCTCGCATCGCGGTGCACCATTGATGTTCCCCGAGCACAGCAAGCAGAGTTACGAGGCGGCGATCAGAATGGGAGCTGGTGAGTGCTACCCCGAGGTTGGAGTGAAGTTTTTTGAAGGTGATGTTATTTGAACAGGCATTGTCGAATGCGATGTGTCGTTTACCTCCGATCGCGAGCTTGTCTGCCGTCACTCGAACTGCGACCTTCACTACACGACCGATCTCCTCGCACACCCAGAACTAGCAGCAAAGTGCTCCGAGCCATTCGTACCATTCGACGCAGAGGCTGGCACACCTGCCAGCGCGAAGTGCTGCACCAGTGATATCACGCTGTACGAGTTCAAGTCTCTCTGCGCTGAGATGGAAGCCACAACGTTCAATGCAGTGAACACTAGCCAATACATGGGTCGCATTGGTTCTACGCCAGATTGGAGGACCAACATGTTCTCGTACTCATGCGCGGAGCCAATGTCGCTGAAGGAACAGATTGCCCTAGTCGACAGCTACGGTCTGAACTTCACTGCCGAAGCAAAGACACCTGAGATCGAGATGCCGTTTCAGGGCAATTACACACAGGAAATCTTTGTCCAGCAGATTGTCGATACGTTCAACGAGGCTGGTGTCGACCCATCACAAGTCTGGCTCCAGTCGTTCCTTCCCGACGACATTTTCTATTGGATCGATAACGCTCCCCAATATGGCCTCCAAGCTGTATACCTCGATGAGCGCGCAGATCTAAATGAGACCGGCTACGCCACAGCTGTTGCTTCGCTCCCTGATCTCGCAGCTCGAGGCGTCAAGATCATTGCTCCATCAATATGGCAGCTTGTGACTGCAGACAATGCCACTGGCACGGTAATTCCTTCGACCTATGCGACTGCGGCGCACGAAGCTGGCCTAGACATCATCACTTGGTCTTTTGAGCGCTCTGGACCTTTGGAAGTCGAAGGCAGAAGTTACTACTATTCCAGCGTCGCAAATCTGATCAACAATGACGGCGACGAGTTCACTGTTATCGATGTGATCGCGCAGCAAGTGAAGGCGATTAAGATCTTTAGCGACTGGCCGGGCACGAGCACATATTATGCTAACTGCTTTGGCCTCGAGTAGGTGGCAGTCACTAATCGACAGGAGCTGAATCTTACCAGCAACAGGAATGCTATTGTACACAGTGATGACTATGACAGAACTTCCAGTAAAGAGATTACGACATCGATGTCTTGTGGTGAACAAAGGCTGGGGACAAAGTACGTTGCGGGATGGGGTCTCGACTTTACTTCTTCTTGAAATGCTGTCCAATGGGCGCATGACCGCGAATCATATATACGGCGACGCGCTACAAGCTCGACTGCAGTGGTACGGCCTTGCTGCTAAGCTACATGCCAGCGGGTTGAAGCAAAGGCCTCTGTTTTAGTGATAAGTCGAAGCGCTCGGCAGCAATCAACTTTGTCGCCTGCCCTCGGAATGCTTACATGTGAATGTGTGCAGTATGTCGTATGCTGGGCAGCTAACGTCTGACACATGTATATTTCAGGGTTGACATACATCGCAGGACTCTGGTCTTACCTCTTCTGCACCGAAACCTCGACCTATTTAACGCGACTCTAGACCTTCGGACCAGATCTGGTCGGATAGCCCAAACGTTATTCCCAAATACAGACTGCCACCATGCGCACGAAGCCTGTAATTGGTGTAAAGCCACTTGACTTCTTGTCGAGATCACCCTGGCAGCTACCCACCAAACACAACGCTATCACGAACTTCGACGCAGTCCAAATCGCGAAAGACGCTCTCGAGACGACGGTGCTCCTGCATCCAAGACTTCCCAGCCTGATCACCTCCTTCCTTGCCTTCAAGCGTGATCATGGCTCAGAAGAAGAGAAGAAGCTCTGCAACACTCTCACGCAACACGGCCTAGTAGCAAGACTGATCAAGAAAAGAGCACTGCACTTCGTCCAAGCCAGCGAATGAGGTCGCGATGGATGCCGTCTTCCAAGATAGTCGTAATGCGTTTGCGGCAGAGGACGTGGCTAGCTACATTGATCTGTTAGCGGACTCTGAAACGATCGCGTTGATCAAAGCTGTGTTAGTTCAGGAGTCAGGGAGCTATGGGATGGGACAGGCGGATGACCGTACCGTCTTCCGACGTAGGACCTACGTTGCGCTGAGCAAGGCGGCAAGATGCTGGAGCTGTCGTATAATATGGAAGTATGAGACTTGCTAGGCCTATTCTGAGGCTGATGCTATGCTATGTACAACTTCAATATATCATCTCGCAAGCAATGCTGTATTCTACACTGCTGGAACACGCTTTAGGGTATCATTCTAGGAGTGCTGTAAACAGAACGCAGTGAAGCTTCAATTCAGGCTTCCTCCTTCGGCCTGACAATGACATCTTGTCCAGAGGATCCTATCCTTGGTGTGTTTAGGGGCGAGACATCCTGTTCCGTCACCACCTTGTAGCTTCCTCGAGATCTGTTCGGTACCCAGAAAAGCTTGTCCACTCGTGTGATGATCAAGAGGTAGATGATGAAGATCTCCAGCACGAAGAAGAAAACGTAGAAGGCGGCTTTCTTCTGATACCAGGCAGGGTCCGACGCCGGCCGTGGTGCTTCCCAATTTGCACCGGCTTTGAAGGAAGCACCGATCACGCAAAGTGCCGACGATGCAGCAAGGACAAGAGCTTTGTAGTGTGTGCTTTTGTCGCTCACGCCAAATGTGTCGGCATCTTCTGCTTCCGGGAGGGCGAAGGACACTGCGAGGATGATCCAAGGTACCATCGTGACGATGAGGAGGTATGTGATGGCGGCGAGTTGCAGGTCCCTCGACACTTGCTTCAGGTGCTGATCGAGCGTGTAGAAGCTGATGACGATGAAGACGATGACAACGATCAGTGCGACCGCAATCAGGCCAAAGATCATGGTGTAGAATATCTTGAAGGCCTTACTCCAACCGAGATATGGTTGCCGCGCTCGCAGGATCCGTTGCGCGAAGATGAGGTTGACGATGTAGACGATCAGGATGCCGGCGTTGACGAAGATGGACGCCGCGATCGCGAGGGAGATGTTCTGAGGCTTCATCGCTGAGCCAATTCGCAGACAGCATGTCAAGATCCGTGCCATGCAGAAACCGAAGAGGAGTGCCGAAGGTACAAATTTGTGTTGCCTTCGCCGATTTCGCTGGAAGATTGTCATGTTTGACACGGCGCCACCAATGTAGAACAGGAGGAGGACGGCGAGGATGGGGATATCTGGGATCACTGTAGATCGGCCGCCGATTCCTGCGGTGGTGGGTGCATAAGGTGGCTAAAGAAAGCGTCAGCGAAGCAGTCACGCGTGCTCCTGATGTGTAGATAGCTTACCCCTGGAGGACGTTGCATGTCTTGGGCTGAAGCCATTGCGACGGTCGATGGTGGTGCTTGGTTGAGCTTTGGAAAGCTGGTGCTCTTGAGTATTATGTTTATGCAGGTGCTGAAGTGCCTTTGTTGAACACTGTTGTTGGTCCTTGTTCGGTGTCGGAAACGGGCATGGTATGTATATAGTTCCTTCCTCGCAAGCGATAATTGCTGGCGGTCGAGCAAAATCACGTGATAGTCTGAGACAGCAGCGAAATCTGCATCATGGAGGAAGGAGCCACAAGTACCTCCCTACTCGCTGGTCCAGTCAAGGCCATCTTGACGCCTCGTGGCTGCTTTCGGTATAGTCCTGGATCGGACGAAAATGCGGACGAACGGTTCGATCTCCTACTGGAGGCAACAGCCAAAAGAAACAAGGACAGAGACGAAGGAGCTCTTGGGGCTAGCGTGATGTGCAGATACGATCTGATCTGCCATCGCGTCAGCATACTGTAGAGACTGAAGACGTGTAGCCAGGCAGGATGGAGCAAGTGCATGATGATGAAGTTCGCTTGAGGCGAGGATGGCTACGTAGTGCGTGACGGTGGTCGATGGTGAGACTCCAGCTTCGATCGATCGCCGTGCCACACAGAACGTGCTGAGTTTGCGGATGTGGCAATCATTGTTTGTTGATGCGATAGACGTGGTATAGACGTGGTATAGACGTGGTATAGACGTGGTATAGACGTGGTCATGTTTGGTCCTTGCCGTGAGAGGATAAGCTGACTGAGCTCATGAGATAGAACTATTGATTACGCTAGACCTAACTGCCTGACTCTAGTGCCCCACTGCAAGCTGAGACAATCGGCACGGGCTAAGCAAAAGCCGACATGTCGGATCCAAACAAAGCGGTGCAAAGGCTCGACGCAACTTCGCTGACTTGTTCGCTCGAACTTCAGCTCGCTCCCCATGCAGTCGACATGAATTCGACCGTCATGTCGGCAGCTGCCCAGACGCCTACGCCTGACATGCCCCAGCAGACCACGGCCAAGCGTCTTCGCAAGGGCACAAAGAGCTGCATCGAATGTGAGCCTTCCACGTGCTCCCTTATTCCCGTCATGCCTGACGACTCGCCAGCAGAGCTCTGATCCGTGAGCACAGGTCGGCATCGTAAGACAAAGTGTACATGGCAGTCGCCTtagaaggaagcagaagGTCGCATTGTGGGAGGCCATTTGCTCGACTGACAGACTCTCGAGTATGATGTTCAACCTCCCTGCTGCAACGTCGACCCACAAGTTCCCACGTCGTGCCATCACCACTCCAGCTGGCGAAGTCATGGCTCAACCTTATATGTTCCAGCTGGCAGGCATTGCAATGAGCGTGCCGGAGCTCGATGAAGGCTATGTGCTTGGACAGAACGACGATGAGATGTTCGAAAAAGTGTTGCCAATCGACCGTCAGTTG from Fulvia fulva chromosome 2, complete sequence harbors:
- a CDS encoding Extracellular protein, coding for MRASSAPSQLAAVCMIFGLATGAPAPHSDYGGWQHWGKQWSDWWQSHADDHQKPPPYHPGRPGHEAKKLNVQVGPRPYFLVDNMDDGPLKDKLESCKEDVKSTSSFSISHRGAPLMFPEHSKQSYEAAIRMGAGIVECDVSFTSDRELVCRHSNCDLHYTTDLLAHPELAAKCSEPFVPFDAEAGTPASAKCCTSDITLYEFKSLCAEMEATTFNAVNTSQYMGRIGSTPDWRTNMFSYSCAEPMSLKEQIALVDSYGLNFTAEAKTPEIEMPFQGNYTQEIFVQQIVDTFNEAGVDPSQVWLQSFLPDDIFYWIDNAPQYGLQAVYLDERADLNETGYATAVASLPDLAARGVKIIAPSIWQLVTADNATGTVIPSTYATAAHEAGLDIITWSFERSGPLEVEGRSYYYSSVANLINNDGDEFTVIDVIAQQVKAIKIFSDWPGTSTYYANCFGLE